One window from the genome of Desulfallas thermosapovorans DSM 6562 encodes:
- the ylxM gene encoding YlxM family DNA-binding protein: MDKVIMMTLLYDFYGPLLTERQQRFIELYYGNDYSLGEIAENYGVSRQAVHDTLKRAEHILTNYENKLGLIDKFLAQRNKLAEVARLLEETRKPSPQQLARARKVLQELLEMDRG, from the coding sequence ATGGATAAGGTTATCATGATGACTTTGTTGTACGATTTTTACGGCCCGCTATTAACGGAAAGGCAGCAAAGGTTTATTGAGCTATATTACGGAAATGATTATTCGCTGGGGGAAATTGCCGAAAACTATGGCGTAAGCCGGCAGGCGGTGCATGATACCCTTAAAAGGGCGGAGCATATCCTTACCAATTATGAGAATAAGCTGGGACTGATAGATAAATTTCTAGCACAGCGCAACAAATTAGCTGAAGTGGCCCGTTTGTTGGAAGAGACCCGGAAACCTTCGCCCCAACAGCTGGCCCGGGCTAGAAAGGTATTGCAGGAACTACTGGAGATGGACAGGGGGTAA